The DNA window CAAGCAAAATTAAAAAAACACCTTGAGGGATCAGATATTTCTTATCCTCGTCCAATAGATTTCCAAGAAGCAATAACAGTTGGAGATAATGATCTTGCAATAAAACTTGTAACAGTAGCGGCACGAGATTATGCTTTTGGTATGGGCAGACAATTATGGACAACATGTTGGTCGGGTGAAAGTCATCAACTGTTCCGTATCAACCACCAGCTTGGTTTTAGAGAGGTTTTTGCTTTTCCATCTTATTTTGAAAATGGAGATGATGCAGAGTTCATGGTTGCGCAACCTAAAGAATAATTTTCTCAAATTCCCTTTGCTGGCACACCCACAACTTTCGTTCTTGCAGCCACCTCGCGAATCACCACTGCACCTGCTCCAACGATAGAATACTCCCCAATAACAACATCAGGAATAACGCTTGCCCCCGTGCCTAAAAAAGCACCCTGCCGAATTTTGACTCGTCCAGCAAGATGACAGCCCGGCCCTAAGAAAGTATGATCTTCAAGTACGTTGTCATGATCCACCGTTGACGCCGTATTGATAATCACATTATTACCAATAGAGACATTATGTGTTAACACCACATTCGCCCCAATAAACACGCCATCTCCAAGACGACTCGATTGAGAAATAACAGCCGAAGGATGAATCACAGACACAACCTGCAACCCATTTTCTACAAGAGCCGTATAACATTTCTCACGAAAGACATTATCACCGATACACAGATGAAACCCATCAATACGTTGTTCGTGTGCTACTTTAATTGCATCGGCAACGCTGCCAAACACGGGCAACCCTAACACTTTGGTTCCATGAAGTGAAGAATTATCATCTAAAAATCCCACAACTTCAAACATTTTGAACTGACGAACAATATCTAACACGACTCCTGCCTGTCCATCTGCGCGTGCGCCAATCAAAATAATTTGTTTCATGACTAAACCTTTTCTTTCTTCTGTTTCGATACCAAATACTCACCATACGCAAAATCATCGAATGTATCAATATCCAGAGCCCGTTCTTCCTCAATTAAAATGTAACTCATTTTCTTGCCATACAACGAATCTGTCGATAGATTAGTAACCTGAGTAATATCTACCACACCATTCAATCGGTAAAGCGGCGGCAAATCCTGACTGCGTAATTTCTCATCAGGCTTACCCAGATCAATAAATGGCACAGCAAAATCTCCTTCCAGCTTTTTCATCCAATACGGATGATGTTGCGCCTTGGTTAGAGAACGAACTGAATCAGCACCACTCTTCACAACCTGCATAATAGCATTGTCAATATCTTCAACTTTTCGCAGGGGAGAAGTAGGACGAAGAATCATAACATAATACGGATGAAAACCTTGCTTATTCAACTCTTCCACCGCATGAGTAATCCAGTCTTTATCAGTGGCAAAATCATCAGCATATTGCATAGGACGCACAAACGGCACATCAATACCTTCCTTACGAGCCAACGCAATCACTTCTTGATCATCCGTAGAAACAATCACACGAGACAACAACGTAGACTGCTTCGCCACATGAAATGTATGCGCGATTAATGGCTTGCCATTGAAAATGTGCACATTCTTATGCGGCACACGCTTGCTTCCAGCTCGCGCAGGAATAATGGCAACAATTGGTTTGTCTTTGAGGAAATGGAGAATTTGTTGTTGATCCATATATACCCCCTAAATCTGATCCCAACTTAACGGAGTATCACCAGCGATATCTTTCTGTGCCACTCGTCCGACAATTAAGTCGAAGAACTTTGGCGCAATGCCATCACCAGGACGTTTAATCGCAACCATCTCTTTGGTAATCACGGTGCCTTTCTTGATAGGAACCAATGACACCACACTACGTCGTAATGACTGTGCAACTGCTTTCTCTGCAGGAACAGGATGTTTCTGAGTTGAACCTAAAGCAGTACTAATCATACGAATACCCGCAATCAGTTCTTTAAGTTCATGAGGTTCGACGGACGCAAGATGATCAGGACCTTTCGCGCTGCGATCAAGAGTAAAATGTTTCTCAATAACACAGGCACCTAATGCAACAGCTGCAAGAGAAACAGGAATACCAGGAGTATGATCAGAATATCCTACAATAGTATTGAACTGCATTTTAATCGTGTTCATTGCCAACAAATTAACATCAGAAATTGCTGGAGGGTAATTGGAAGTGCAATGCAATAAGATAATTCTATGATTACCTGTGCTATAAATTGTCTGCAACGCTTCATCAATTTCCCCGATACGCGCCATGCCGGTTGAAAGAACAATAGGTTTTTGCTTTGATGCAATATGTCGCACAAGATAGGGATTATTCAAGTTCCCCGAATCAATTTTAAACGCTTCCACACCAAGTTCATCAAGCATATCCACACTTTCTTCATCAAAAGGAGTGCTGAGAAACATGATTCCTTTTTGTTTACAATACGCCATCAACTCAATATGCATCTGCTCGTTAAGTTCAAGACGACGAATCATATCAGCATACGAACCGCCGCCATCACCTACTTTTTGATAGGCGCATTTGTCAAGATTTTGAACGAGAAGTTTGTCTGTTTTAAATGTTTGAAATTTAACAATATCTGCTTTTGCTTCCACAGCCACATCGATGAGTTTTTTTGCTTTTTCAAGCGAACCATCATGATTAACACCGGCTTCCGCAATAAAAACCACAGGGTAACCTGGACCAACAGTAAGCTTGCCTATTTGAATTGGACAGTCACCTACAGGAAACATTGATTTGTGAATGGAACAGCTGTTTGAATTCATGGGAAATACCTCAATTTATTATGCAGATAAAAGTCAGAAATGAGGTTATAAAGGTTATGTACTAAAAAACTGGTTTATAAGAGGAGAACCCATTTTTTGTTAGGGATAAGAGAGATAGGTTACTGTTTATTGTTTCCAAACCTTTAAAAGAGATTAAAGCCCAAATCAAACCTATGAACATCTTGATCCTGTGCAACTCATTTCTTCCTGGCTTTAAAGAAGCAACAAAGATTACCATTACCGAATTCGCCGAGATTCTCACACAACAAGGCCATAGAGTTGAAATAATTCCCAACAATTCCCTTGTACAAACCTACAAGAAAGCAAAACAGCTCAAGAAAGACAATTTCACCCCTGACATCATCCACTGTTTTAGTTCCGCACCATTATTAGTACTCAAAACACTTTTAGTAGAACGCCTATTTCCAAAAACAAAAACAATCCATACCCTCAAATCCTATTCAAAAAAACTCTTAGGCAGCCTGCATTTTGCTCGTTTACTCAATAAAGCAGACCTCATCACCGTAAGTACTCATGCTACCAAACAAGCTCTAACCCACCATGGTGCGAAGGAAAGTAAAATCCAAGTTATTCGCTCACCGATTAATCTCGATCGCTTTGTACCTATGAATAAAGATGTACTTAAGAAAAAATATCGACATGCCAATAAAATAGTATTATTTTACTATGGTAGCCTGCATAAAAACAAAGGCTCATACCAACTCATTGAAGCCTGCGCGCCAATTCTTAAAGAAGATCGTAACACAGTCCTCATTACCTGCCCACGTCATGCAGTGCCTCAAG is part of the Candidatus Woesearchaeota archaeon genome and encodes:
- a CDS encoding acetyltransferase produces the protein MKQIILIGARADGQAGVVLDIVRQFKMFEVVGFLDDNSSLHGTKVLGLPVFGSVADAIKVAHEQRIDGFHLCIGDNVFREKCYTALVENGLQVVSVIHPSAVISQSSRLGDGVFIGANVVLTHNVSIGNNVIINTASTVDHDNVLEDHTFLGPGCHLAGRVKIRQGAFLGTGASVIPDVVIGEYSIVGAGAVVIREVAARTKVVGVPAKGI
- the neuB gene encoding N-acetylneuraminate synthase, yielding MFPVGDCPIQIGKLTVGPGYPVVFIAEAGVNHDGSLEKAKKLIDVAVEAKADIVKFQTFKTDKLLVQNLDKCAYQKVGDGGGSYADMIRRLELNEQMHIELMAYCKQKGIMFLSTPFDEESVDMLDELGVEAFKIDSGNLNNPYLVRHIASKQKPIVLSTGMARIGEIDEALQTIYSTGNHRIILLHCTSNYPPAISDVNLLAMNTIKMQFNTIVGYSDHTPGIPVSLAAVALGACVIEKHFTLDRSAKGPDHLASVEPHELKELIAGIRMISTALGSTQKHPVPAEKAVAQSLRRSVVSLVPIKKGTVITKEMVAIKRPGDGIAPKFFDLIVGRVAQKDIAGDTPLSWDQI
- a CDS encoding glycosyltransferase family 4 protein, which gives rise to MNILILCNSFLPGFKEATKITITEFAEILTQQGHRVEIIPNNSLVQTYKKAKQLKKDNFTPDIIHCFSSAPLLVLKTLLVERLFPKTKTIHTLKSYSKKLLGSLHFARLLNKADLITVSTHATKQALTHHGAKESKIQVIRSPINLDRFVPMNKDVLKKKYRHANKIVLFYYGSLHKNKGSYQLIEACAPILKEDRNTVLITCPRHAVPQELLDHAKSLEIQDQIQWKTHDVDIVEYLNMADVLILPYISMEGTEGNPSCLLEAAACKVPIVTSDFAELREIMKPDVDVLIAPPGNIEKLSEQIQRILGDHKLAKKLTENAYKKKEEYKNTVIADEFVELYKKIKQ
- a CDS encoding acylneuraminate cytidylyltransferase family protein produces the protein MDQQQILHFLKDKPIVAIIPARAGSKRVPHKNVHIFNGKPLIAHTFHVAKQSTLLSRVIVSTDDQEVIALARKEGIDVPFVRPMQYADDFATDKDWITHAVEELNKQGFHPYYVMILRPTSPLRKVEDIDNAIMQVVKSGADSVRSLTKAQHHPYWMKKLEGDFAVPFIDLGKPDEKLRSQDLPPLYRLNGVVDITQVTNLSTDSLYGKKMSYILIEEERALDIDTFDDFAYGEYLVSKQKKEKV